CAAGCAGCTGGAAGACATTGTGGTGGTTTCGCCAGATGTGGGTGGAGTTGCCCGCGCTCGTGCCTTTGCTAAAAAGCTGAACGATGCCCCCTTAGCCATCATTGATAAGCGCCGTCAGGTGCATAATGTGGCTGAGGTGATGAATGTGATTGGCGATGTTGCTGGAAAAACCGCAATTTTGGTCGATGACATGATCGATACAGCAGGCACAATATCTGAGGGAGCTAGGATTCTGCGGCAGCAAGGGGCGCGTCAGGTTTATGCCTGTGCTACCCATGCGGTTTTCTCGGGGCAGGCTGTGGAGCGGCTGTCGAGTGGCTTGTTTGAAGAAGTGATTGTCACCAATACGATTCCGCTGGCAGAAGAGCTACATTTTGAACAACTCAAAATGCTGTCGGTAGCTAACCTACTGGGTGAAACGATTTGGCGAATTCATGAGGATACTTCTGTCAGCATCATGTTCCGCTAAATTGGGTCAGAGAGACACTAAATCGTTGAGGCGTAGGGTCTTGCCTGCTTGGTCAGGCAGGACTTGGGTGTTGAGGCTGAGGCGGTAAAAGTGGTCGAAGCGCGAGGGCTTTGCCCAGGCGGGTAGGGTTGCTTTTCGTTGAGCGATGAATTCTTTTTGAAAGTGACGATCGCGCGCTCCAACCCAGGGGTTTCGAGTGGGCACAATACACCGAGCACAAGGATTGCTACCCCAGAATGCGACTTCCCCAATTTGAAATGGCAAAAGCTGCCCCGGTTCACTCATCAACTGGTCTTCCCAAAATGCCGGAGCGTCTTCTATTTCCAAATTGGCACGAAATCGTTGCCGTACTTCTTCCAGGGTCATGCCAGGAAACCAAGAGGCGATCGCTCTCAAACTTTCCACTGCTACCACCGTTGCACCCGAAGCGAGGGTGTCGTCGGGAAAGCCCATATGAAGGTTTTGCTGGAGGGTGATAGGAGTGCCAAAGTAGTCGCTTAGCCAGGATCCTAGGGCGGGGCGATCGCTATCTAAATGAAAGGCGTGGGATTGCCCTTGCCCTTCAACCCGTAAGGTGACCGTGCGGGCGGAAAGGTCAAAGCGCGATCGCACGGAATGAATTTTCTCAGTGCGCTTGCCGTGAACAAACTGCCCTTGCTCATCCACCATGGCAAACTCTCGATCATGGGCGATCGCTCCGCCAGGCAGAATTTGGGCTGCGGGCACTTCCACGGCATCAAAGGATTTGATCGGGTAAATCAAAATTTTGCTGAGGTAGGGCATCGGGAATTTGCTCCTAAATTAAGAAGTTGGGCAACCAGACAAGGGATAATAAACCTTGGAGGAAGCGCCTCAGAAGTGCGCCTCTAGTTTACTAAAGAAGTTTGTTAGATCAAGGAGATTTTAGAATGACGGCAGAAATTGATCCCGTGAAACTGATGAAGCAAGAGGTTGGCAGGGCTGCTGCTAGCTGGGTCAAGTCAGGGTCGATTGTGGGACTAGGCACAGGGTCAACGACGGCATTTGCTATTCAGTTTCTGGGCGATCGCCTTAAATCGGGCGAACTCACCGACATTAAGGGCATCCCCACTTCTTTTCAAGCCTCAATGCTGGCAAAACAATACGGCATTCCCCTCATCACCCTCGATGATGCCGATCGCATTGACGTTGCCATTGATGGAGCCGATGAAGTCGATCCACAAAAAAATCTAATCAAAGGCGGCGGCGCGGCGCATACCCGCGAGAAGGTGATAGATGCCTTAGCAGATCTATTTATTGTAGTGGTGGATAGCTCTAAGCTAGTGACCCAACTGGGGACAACTTTTGCGCTGCCTGTTGAAGTCTTACCCATGGCAGTAGCTCCAGTGACAAGAGCGATCGCCAAGCTAGGCGGCAAGTCGGAGTTGCGCATGGGCATCAAAAAAGATGGCCCTGTGATTACCGACCAGGGCAACATGGTCTTGGATGTAGATTTTGGGGCGATCGAGAACCCGGTTGAACTAGAGAAAACTCTCAATAACATTCCTGGCGTACTGGAAAACGGTTTGTTTGTGGGTGTGACAGATGTCGTTTTGGTGGGTGAAGTGAAGGATGGACAAGCAACGGTGAGAGAGCTTTAGAGGTTGGGACAAAATGGGATAGCTAAGAGGTCTATCCCACAGTTCCGAATACTTCTAAATTCACGCCTGTTTCGAGAAATGCCCATTGCCGTTCAGTTGCTTTGCCAACTGCAAACTTTTTAGTCCATATTCGATCGCTTCTAAAACCCGCACGACTCCTGTAGTATTGACCATTTCCACTGCTTTTCCGGCTCGTTGAGCCGATTGCATTGCCTTATCCGTTAACTTATGGCTGGTATATCCTGTCACTACTAAAACTAAATCAGCTTTGCAAATATGGCTCTCGGCTTGTTCTGCCAGTTGCGGCCCTGCTTGCGCAGTACACCAAACCAGGTTGACGTTAGATTCACGCAAGCGGT
The DNA window shown above is from Timaviella obliquedivisa GSE-PSE-MK23-08B and carries:
- a CDS encoding MOSC N-terminal beta barrel domain-containing protein, with product MPYLSKILIYPIKSFDAVEVPAAQILPGGAIAHDREFAMVDEQGQFVHGKRTEKIHSVRSRFDLSARTVTLRVEGQGQSHAFHLDSDRPALGSWLSDYFGTPITLQQNLHMGFPDDTLASGATVVAVESLRAIASWFPGMTLEEVRQRFRANLEIEDAPAFWEDQLMSEPGQLLPFQIGEVAFWGSNPCARCIVPTRNPWVGARDRHFQKEFIAQRKATLPAWAKPSRFDHFYRLSLNTQVLPDQAGKTLRLNDLVSL
- the rpiA gene encoding ribose-5-phosphate isomerase RpiA is translated as MTAEIDPVKLMKQEVGRAAASWVKSGSIVGLGTGSTTAFAIQFLGDRLKSGELTDIKGIPTSFQASMLAKQYGIPLITLDDADRIDVAIDGADEVDPQKNLIKGGGAAHTREKVIDALADLFIVVVDSSKLVTQLGTTFALPVEVLPMAVAPVTRAIAKLGGKSELRMGIKKDGPVITDQGNMVLDVDFGAIENPVELEKTLNNIPGVLENGLFVGVTDVVLVGEVKDGQATVREL